The window GATGGTAATACCGCATCTGGACGTTCTTTACGAATAATTTTACTTAAGAATTCTTTCGTTAAAGGTTCCATGTAAACTTTATCTGCAATTTCTGTATCTGTCATAATCGTTGCTGGGTTTGAGTTAACTAAGATAACTTCATATCCTTCTTCTTTTAATGACTGACAAGCTTGCGTTCCAGCATAATCAAACTCCGCTGCTTGCCCAATGATAATTGGACCTGAACCAATAACTAGAATACGATTAATATCTGAGCGTTTTGGCATATGTAATTCCTCCTAAGTTCTCTCTTTACAATTGATAAATCATCAATCTTTGACTCTATTTTAAAGTTAAGCTGTTAATCTCCTATAAAATCGATGATGAGAAGTCACTTTCTCTAACAATCTTATTTTAAGTTTTCGATAAAACGATCGAATAAATAGCTCGCATCGTCTGGTCCTGGTGATGCTTCTGGATGATATTGAACTGTAAAAGCTTTGTATTCTTTATGTTTTAATCCTTCAACCGTATTGTCATTTAGTGCCACATGTGTCACTTCAAGTGGTGTATGCTCGATCGATTCACGGCACACTTCATAACCATGGTTTTGAGAGGTAATATGAACCTTATTTGTTTCTAAATCTTTAACTGGGTGATTACATCCTCGGTGTCCAAATTTCATTTTCTTTGTATCTGCACCATTTGCTAAAGCGAATAACTGATGTCCTAAACAAATTCCCATTAATGGATATTTAGCTTGAATTTCACGAATCATTGGTAAAGCTTCAACAACATCTTTTGGATCCCCTGGTCCGTTACTTAACACAACTCCATCTGGATTTAATTGTTCAATCTGCTGTGCTGTTGTATCAAATGGAACAACAATCACTTCACATCCACGAGCTGTTAAGTCACGAATAATTCCTTTTTTAACCCCAAAATCAACTAAAACAACTCGATGTCCACTACCTGGTGCGGTATAAACCATTTTTGTTGAAACATGTTCAACATGACGATTTAACACAGGTGTTTCTTTTAATTTCGCTAACACTTCTTCATCACTCATGTTAATATCTGCAATCATTCCACGAATGGCCCCATGCTCACGAATTTTAATCGTTAATGCTCGTGTATCTACATTACATAACCCAGGTACCTTTTTTTCAGCTAATAGCTGACTTAACGTTTTAGATGAGCGCCAGTTTGATGGTACTTCACAATATTCCTTAACAATTAACGCCGATGCTGATGGTGAGAATGATTCGAAATCAGAATCGTTAATTCCATAGTTCCCAATTAAAGGATATGTCATTGTTACCATTTGTCCAAAGTAGGATGGGTCCGATAAAATTTCTTGATATCCTGTCATCCCCGTATTGAATACGACTTCTCCAATCATTGAATCTAAGCACCCAAATGCCGTTCCTAAAAATACTGTTCCATCTTCTAATACAAGCTTACGATTGTACATCACTTAACCCTCCTGTTAATTCATCTGTTCATCTTTATAAACTATTTTTCCACCAACTACTGTCATCACTGGCCATCCCGCTACATGATAACCATTAAACGGTGTATTTTTACCTTTTGATAAAAATTTTGATGAATCGATTTCCATCTCTTTATCTAAATCAATGATTGTCAGATCAGCTGCTGCTCCCATTTCTAATTTTCCGTATGGTAAATCAAAGATAGTTGCAGCTTTTGTACTCATGCAATCAATTAATTGCTTAAGTGTCATTTGCCCTGTTTTAACAAACGTTGTATACATTAATGGAAATGCTGTCTCTAATCCGACAATTCCAAATGGTGCTGTTTCAATTCCCCATGCTTTCTCATCCTCATGATGTGGCGCATGATCGGTTGCAATGACATCGATCGTTCCATCTAGTAATCCTTCAACACATGCCATGCGATCGGCATCAGAACGAAGCGGTGGATTCATTTTGAAATTGGTGTCATCATCCACAATATCCATATCACAAAGAATTAAATGATGGGGTGAAACTTCGGCTGTCACATGAATCCCTTGTTCCTTGGCAAATCTCACGAGTTCAACACTTTCTTTCGTACTAATATGGCAAATATGATAGTGAACACCAGTTGCCTGTGCAAGCATAATATCACGTGCAATTTGTGCTGATTCACTTACGGATAAAATACCGCGATGACCATTTGCTTTCGCATACTCTCCTTCATGTAAGTAGCCACCGAATAACAAACTATCGTCTTCGCAATGAGCAACAATCGGCTTATTGACTGCTTTCGCTCGCTTCATCGCTTGATACATCACACCCGCTTCTTGAATTCCACGACCATCATCTGAAAATCCTAAGATTCCTCGTTTTGATAAAGCTTCAACATCAACAATTTCCTCACCTCGTTCTCCGATGGTGATCGCTGCATACGGAAACACACGAACTTGTGCATTTTTTTCTAATAACGCTTCAATATAACTCACATGTTCGATTGAATCTGGAACCGGAATGGTATTTGCCATAGCCGCAATCGTTGTATATCCACCACGCGCGGCTGCTTTTGTTCCTGTTTCAATCGTTTCTTTTCGTTCATAACCTGGTTCTCTTAAGTGAACATGAACATCAATCAATCCTGGTGAAACTAACTTTCCTGCTAAGTCATACACATACGCCTCAGAATTTTCAATGCACTCGCTCATTTCAACAATAATCCCGTCTTGAATCAATAAATCAATGTTTATTAATTCATTATTCTCATTTACTTTTCGCCCATTTTTTAAAAGAATCACTTCATTCCCTCCCTATTTCATAAGGTTTTCTTCTCATCTATTGATAATCTTTAACTTCACTATCATTAAGAGTTTCACTTCTATTGTTTCGTATTTCTTACCCTAAAGAACCAACTAAGACTGACATTCGAACAAAAACACCATTACTCATTTGTTTAAAGATACGGCTACGCTCACATTCCACCACATCATCAGCGATTTCTACCCCTCGATTAAATGGTGCTGGATGCATAATGATAGCCCCGTCTTTCATTCTCTTTTCACGCTCAGTCGTTAACCCATATTGTTGATGATACTCTTCTTTCGTTAACTCCATTCCTCCATCATGGCGTTCGTGTTGAACTCGAAGTAACATGATAATATCCATCTCTTCTAACACATCATCTAAGTTCTCCCACTCATATCCTTCTTCTTGAAATTGATCGGGGGCTACTAAGTGAACTTCCATTCCTAATCGCGTCATGACTTCGATATTCGTATGTGCCACACGTGAGTGTGCAATATCCCCAACGATTGCAATTTTTAATCCTTCAAATGTTCCATACTCTTGATAGATTGTTAATAAATCAAGTAATGATTGAGTGGGATGATTTCCACTTCCATCTCCTCCGTTGAAGATTGGGATATTTAAATGAGGAATTAACTCTTCAAAGTAATTATTTTGTGGATGACGAATGACCACTCCATCGACTCCAATTGCTTCAAATGTTTTAACGGTATCATATAATGTTTCACCTTTTTGAACACTTGATGTCTCAGCCGTAAAATCCATTGTTTTTAACCCTAATTTTTGTTCTGCCATCATAAATGAATACTGTGTACGTGTGCTTGGCTCAAAAAACAAATTAGCTATGACTTTTCCTTTAAGTTGAGGACAAGCTTCCCCCATGGCATAACGATTTGCACGTTCTAAAATGTTCATAATTTCTTCAACTGTGAAATCTGATAATCGTGTTAAATGTTTAATCGCAGTCATTTTCATCACCCTTTTTCTGTATAAAATAACAATTATTTTCCTATTATAACATTTTTTTCATAAAATTTACTTATAAAAAAAATCAGCAAACAAGCTGACTTTTCTAAATGGCTAACTAGCCGTCGTTTGTTTTTTAATCATGATTTCTTTAGAAGTTGAGATGTTTTCATCCATAATTTCTAATTCACATTCAGTTTTTTGAGATCGTAGTCCGTAAGACGCTTCCTTTTCAGGTAAGATTAAGTGTAAAATCACACCAATAATCGCTGATAACGCCATTCCTGATAACGTGATTTGACCAATATTAATCGTTAATCCTCCGATTCCTGTGATTAAAATAACCGATCCAATGATTAAATTACGTTGACGTCCAAAGTCAATCTGATTATTAATCAGTACGCGTACCCCAGAAGAAGCGATAACTCCAAATAACAGAATACTTACGCCTCCCATCACGGCATTTGGAATCGTTTGAACTAAAGCTGTAAACTTTCCAATAAATCCGAGCGTTAAAGCCGTTAGTGCTGCTCCACCAATGACCCAAACAGAAGCAACTTTAGTTAATCCAATGACACCTGTATTTTCGCCATATGTGGTATTAGCAGGTCCACCAATGAATCCAGCTAAGAAGGTTGCGACTCCATCACCAATTAACGTTCGGTGTAATCCAGGATTTTTTGTTAAGTCTCGTCCAATAATTGATCCTAAAACTAAATGATCTCCAATATGTTCTGTGATTGTCACAATGGCTACTGGTACCATAATGGCTGCTACTTCTAAATTAAAAACTGGAGCTGAGTGTAAAAATGCAAAATCAGGCACCGCAAACAAATTTGCTTCATGAACTACACTAAAATCAACCAGTTTAAACATAATAGCTGAAATATATCCCACAACAATTCCACTGAAGATAGGTAACAACTGCAATAAACCTTTCGTATAAGTTGAAACAAGAACCGCTGTTAACAATGTAATTAAAGCAACAACGACATGTTCTGATGCCATATCAACGGCCGTTGCAGCTAAACTTAATCCAATGACCATAATCGTCGGACCAATGACAACCGGTGGTAACAGTTTATTTAACCAGCTTGTCCCAATTAATTTAATGAGTAATGCCATAATCAGATAGACAAGACCTACCATCATTAGCCCGCCCATTACAGCACCATAATTTCCTTGACTAGCAAGCGTCCCATCTTGGTTTAAAGTCGCACCAAGTGCTAACGCTGAAATGATGGGTGAGATATAAGCAAAGGACGAACCTAAATAAACCGGTGATTTCCCTTTTGTTACAAATAAGTAAAAGAATGTTCCAATTCCTGATGAAATCAATGCTAAACTAACTGGCAATCCTGTTAACATAGGCACGAGTACCGTTGATCCAAACATCGCTAACACATGTTGAATGCTTAGTGCCATCCAATGAATTGCTTTTGGTTTTTCATGCACATCTAAAATTAATTTTTTCTCCATTTCTATTCCTCCTCAGATTTACACCTGTATCGTTAGTGGAAAGAACACAAAGTGAATAAAAGGTTAGTTTAGAATCATTTATTTCGTCCAATGAATCTTCGTGGATTTTTACAAGCTTGTTAATCTCGTCTAGTCATCATACAAACGAAAGACTGACTACTTCAGCTTTTTACATAAAAAAATCCTCTTTCAGCAACTTAAGTAGGCCAAAAGAGGATACACGAATTCCATAAAGGAAGATATAGTTCTATTATCTTTTAAACGTGTTCTTCTCAGCCTCACGGGACCGAATTAAAGCTTTCTCAGTTATTATAGATCAATTAGAAAAAAAAGTCAATTTATATTTAAAATCTCTGCAGAATATTCGACAGTAAAATCGATCTTATCCTAGCCCATTCCATTCGTTTAAAAACTGTTCAACAAATTGTTCCATAAATTCATGACGTTTATAAGCGATTTGTTTTGCGGTTTCTGTGTTCATTAACCCTTTTAACTTAAATAATTTTTCATCAAAATGATTAATAACTGTTCCTTTATGATGACGATACGATTTTTCATCTTCAAACTCAATCGGATTAATGGATTCATCATACATTTTTATTCCTTTTGAACCTCCATACATAAACGTTCGCCCAACTCCAATAGCACCAATTGCATCCAATCGATCAGCATCTTGAACAACTTTAGCTTCATGCGTTTGAACCGCTTGACTAGTCCCTCCTTTATAAGAAATGTTTTCTATAATATAGAAGATTTGTTCCAATTCTGTTTGGCTACATCCGATCATTTGTAAAAACATGAGTAATTTGGCTTGTTGCTCACGTACATCGTCAAATAATTTAGGATCAATCACATCATGTACTAACGCCGAGATTAAAATGATGCGTTCATTTCCACCCTCTTGTTTTAAAATGGCTTTTGCATTTTTATACACTCGAAATGCATGATCTAAGCTATGACCACTCGTATCCTCACCTAATTCCTCTTTTAAAAATTCAACAATACGTGGATAGACTTGTTCCATTTGATTCAGTCCTTTCATAGAAGCTAGATTAAAATTATTATATCACCCTCTCTTCAAATCGTCTGTTTGAATTCACTAAACAAAAAAAGGAAGTCATTTAAGACTTCCTTTAAGCTGTATAGGTTAAGTAATGATAAAGCGCTCCAATTAAATTCGAATCATTTCTAAACGTACATGGCACAACGTCTACACTTGGTTTATAGTGTCCAAAATTATCGGCAAAATGATCGAGATTTTTTTTAATGTAATCAATTAATAACGGCTGAGCACTAATTCCTCCACCAATCGCTACACGCTCTGGATCAATCACACATTGAAGATTCACAATTTGTGCAGCAATTTGTTTAGTAAACGCATCCAAAACAGCTAATACCTCTTCATCACCTTCGTTTGCTTTTTCAAAGATAAAATAACCATCCACCTCATCTTTGTTTAATTGTTTAACTTCGGCAACTTTATTTGATAATTGTTTCGCTCCCCCTAGAAATCCCCAAGTATATTCCCCCTCATCTAAATGCTCATTATTTAAACGTAGTGCACTAAATTCACCAGCAAAAGAAGAAGAACCTTTATGAACTTTACGATTAATCACGACTCCTCCGCCGATTCCTGTTCCAAGAACGATCACAATCGCATCATTTACATCTTTTAAACTTCCTCTCCATACTTCTGCTAAAGCAGCACACTTCCCATCATTTTCAATCGTTACTTTAACTGGACAACGTTGTTGAACTAGTTTGACAAATTCGACGTTCGTATTATATCTTAAGAAACCTCCACTATACGTATATCCACGCTTAACATCAATAACACCTGGCATACTAATAGCTATTCCTTCAATTTCCTCTTGATACTGATCATATAAAAAACCAATGACCTCAATTAAATTTTCAATTTTATCGACTGGTGTTTTCACACTACCTTTTTCTAAAATAGTTGCCTCTTCGTCCATTTTTGCATACTTAACTGCACTTCCTCCAATATCTAATACTAGATAATTCTTCATAAAAGTCCCCCTCGCTTAAAATGAATACGTTTACCTAGTCATTATACTACTTAAAACAGGCAAATATTAATACATTTTGTTAGATTTGTATGATATTAACGTTTCCGTTTAATCATAAACTATAAACGTCTTTGAATTAATTCTAAACTCTCATTCTATGACTCATAATTTTTTTGTACACAATATAAAAAACGACTAAACGTCGTTTTTATAAATAGTTATTAATAATTAATAAAATAGAACGATAATTTGAAACTATTTGTTCTTCACCTAATACCGTAATAAAATGTGAAAGAACAGGCTTAGCTTCTTTTAAAATCTCTTTTTGAAGCTGTTCAGGTAAAACACTCGAACAAATATCTTTAACGGCTTCTGATGTCCATTCACTAGGGATTTGATTATGAATGGTGTAAAGTGCTAATAAAAATGTTTGAGCAATCAATTTATAATGCGTTTTTGATGATTCACTGAGTTCACTTAAAGCGTCTTGAAGTTCAAGGGTATTAATAATTTCATCTGAAAACACCATAAGTTTATCAATATCCGTTTCCTCACTTGTAATTAACTTCACTGAATTTGAGTTTGAGTTTTGTAGTTCTTGATAAATGTATTCCGCAAACTCATGTGCACGTGCAGTGTAACGGCCGATTGATAATTTCACATCAATTTGTCGACAAAGATCTTCTAATAAAGCATATGTCTCTTCATCTTCGGCAATAATTTCATAAGGTCTCATTCGAAGTTCAAGAAGTTGTTTTGCAAATTCTGAAACTGTATCTGATAAGTAAAGTGCTGCGGTTTCTTGAATATCTAAATAAAATAATTGCCCCTCCTCAGAATCAACTAATGC of the Turicibacter sp. TJ11 genome contains:
- a CDS encoding carbamoyl phosphate synthase small subunit, encoding MYNRKLVLEDGTVFLGTAFGCLDSMIGEVVFNTGMTGYQEILSDPSYFGQMVTMTYPLIGNYGINDSDFESFSPSASALIVKEYCEVPSNWRSSKTLSQLLAEKKVPGLCNVDTRALTIKIREHGAIRGMIADINMSDEEVLAKLKETPVLNRHVEHVSTKMVYTAPGSGHRVVLVDFGVKKGIIRDLTARGCEVIVVPFDTTAQQIEQLNPDGVVLSNGPGDPKDVVEALPMIREIQAKYPLMGICLGHQLFALANGADTKKMKFGHRGCNHPVKDLETNKVHITSQNHGYEVCRESIEHTPLEVTHVALNDNTVEGLKHKEYKAFTVQYHPEASPGPDDASYLFDRFIENLK
- a CDS encoding dihydroorotase, translating into MILLKNGRKVNENNELINIDLLIQDGIIVEMSECIENSEAYVYDLAGKLVSPGLIDVHVHLREPGYERKETIETGTKAAARGGYTTIAAMANTIPVPDSIEHVSYIEALLEKNAQVRVFPYAAITIGERGEEIVDVEALSKRGILGFSDDGRGIQEAGVMYQAMKRAKAVNKPIVAHCEDDSLLFGGYLHEGEYAKANGHRGILSVSESAQIARDIMLAQATGVHYHICHISTKESVELVRFAKEQGIHVTAEVSPHHLILCDMDIVDDDTNFKMNPPLRSDADRMACVEGLLDGTIDVIATDHAPHHEDEKAWGIETAPFGIVGLETAFPLMYTTFVKTGQMTLKQLIDCMSTKAATIFDLPYGKLEMGAAADLTIIDLDKEMEIDSSKFLSKGKNTPFNGYHVAGWPVMTVVGGKIVYKDEQMN
- a CDS encoding aspartate carbamoyltransferase catalytic subunit → MTAIKHLTRLSDFTVEEIMNILERANRYAMGEACPQLKGKVIANLFFEPSTRTQYSFMMAEQKLGLKTMDFTAETSSVQKGETLYDTVKTFEAIGVDGVVIRHPQNNYFEELIPHLNIPIFNGGDGSGNHPTQSLLDLLTIYQEYGTFEGLKIAIVGDIAHSRVAHTNIEVMTRLGMEVHLVAPDQFQEEGYEWENLDDVLEEMDIIMLLRVQHERHDGGMELTKEEYHQQYGLTTEREKRMKDGAIIMHPAPFNRGVEIADDVVECERSRIFKQMSNGVFVRMSVLVGSLG
- a CDS encoding solute carrier family 23 protein — its product is MEKKLILDVHEKPKAIHWMALSIQHVLAMFGSTVLVPMLTGLPVSLALISSGIGTFFYLFVTKGKSPVYLGSSFAYISPIISALALGATLNQDGTLASQGNYGAVMGGLMMVGLVYLIMALLIKLIGTSWLNKLLPPVVIGPTIMVIGLSLAATAVDMASEHVVVALITLLTAVLVSTYTKGLLQLLPIFSGIVVGYISAIMFKLVDFSVVHEANLFAVPDFAFLHSAPVFNLEVAAIMVPVAIVTITEHIGDHLVLGSIIGRDLTKNPGLHRTLIGDGVATFLAGFIGGPANTTYGENTGVIGLTKVASVWVIGGAALTALTLGFIGKFTALVQTIPNAVMGGVSILLFGVIASSGVRVLINNQIDFGRQRNLIIGSVILITGIGGLTINIGQITLSGMALSAIIGVILHLILPEKEASYGLRSQKTECELEIMDENISTSKEIMIKKQTTAS
- a CDS encoding HD domain-containing protein; the protein is MEQVYPRIVEFLKEELGEDTSGHSLDHAFRVYKNAKAILKQEGGNERIILISALVHDVIDPKLFDDVREQQAKLLMFLQMIGCSQTELEQIFYIIENISYKGGTSQAVQTHEAKVVQDADRLDAIGAIGVGRTFMYGGSKGIKMYDESINPIEFEDEKSYRHHKGTVINHFDEKLFKLKGLMNTETAKQIAYKRHEFMEQFVEQFLNEWNGLG
- a CDS encoding ROK family protein, with amino-acid sequence MKNYLVLDIGGSAVKYAKMDEEATILEKGSVKTPVDKIENLIEVIGFLYDQYQEEIEGIAISMPGVIDVKRGYTYSGGFLRYNTNVEFVKLVQQRCPVKVTIENDGKCAALAEVWRGSLKDVNDAIVIVLGTGIGGGVVINRKVHKGSSSFAGEFSALRLNNEHLDEGEYTWGFLGGAKQLSNKVAEVKQLNKDEVDGYFIFEKANEGDEEVLAVLDAFTKQIAAQIVNLQCVIDPERVAIGGGISAQPLLIDYIKKNLDHFADNFGHYKPSVDVVPCTFRNDSNLIGALYHYLTYTA